A single region of the Changchengzhania lutea genome encodes:
- a CDS encoding succinylglutamate desuccinylase/aspartoacylase family protein, translating to MDVYSHVLSRKISANRYLGKIIGKRSGPTVVFFAGIHGNETAGVFALENILKTISPKQVNGRIYAISGNLSALQKNVRYLDSDLNRLWTQQHIEAIKNKAQPNIEDLELLSILEALNTILETGSAPFYFIDLHTTSSKTLPFITINDAIINRKFSKQFPVPIVLGIEEYLNGPLLSYINALGYVSLGFESGQHDDLRAITNGIAFVYLTLVFSGVLKKKNVVDFDKHYNQLKTQSANLVDVFEVIYLYRIKDKDTFKMYNGFKSFQSLKKDTKLAHNNNAEITAPYSGRMFMPLYQNKGAEGFFIIKPIKPYILKLSIALRRTKIDSLLAFLPGVSWVSKKDGILEVNLKIAKFFAKSIFHLLGYRNKRITPTHLRLNNRERVAKTAMYRREVWY from the coding sequence GGTCCTACCGTGGTGTTTTTTGCGGGTATTCATGGCAATGAAACCGCAGGGGTGTTTGCTTTAGAAAATATTTTAAAAACAATTTCTCCTAAACAAGTGAACGGCCGTATTTATGCCATATCTGGAAATCTTTCTGCATTGCAAAAAAATGTGAGGTATTTGGATAGCGATTTAAACAGACTTTGGACCCAGCAACATATAGAGGCCATTAAAAACAAAGCGCAACCCAATATTGAAGATTTAGAGTTATTGAGCATTCTCGAAGCTCTTAACACGATACTTGAAACTGGTTCTGCACCATTTTATTTTATAGATCTGCATACCACATCTAGTAAAACCTTGCCGTTTATTACGATTAACGATGCCATTATAAATAGAAAATTTTCTAAGCAATTTCCAGTACCAATTGTTTTGGGGATTGAGGAATATTTAAATGGGCCGCTGTTGAGTTATATTAATGCGTTGGGCTATGTATCACTTGGTTTTGAATCTGGACAACATGATGATTTACGCGCCATAACTAATGGGATTGCTTTTGTTTATTTAACGCTTGTTTTCTCTGGTGTATTGAAAAAAAAGAATGTGGTCGATTTTGATAAGCATTACAATCAATTAAAAACCCAATCGGCTAATTTAGTTGATGTTTTTGAAGTGATTTATCTTTATAGAATAAAAGACAAAGACACTTTTAAAATGTATAATGGTTTTAAAAGTTTCCAAAGTTTAAAAAAAGATACTAAGCTAGCCCATAATAATAATGCTGAAATAACAGCACCATATTCAGGGCGTATGTTTATGCCACTTTACCAAAATAAAGGTGCGGAAGGATTTTTTATTATAAAGCCAATAAAGCCCTATATTTTAAAATTATCTATTGCTTTGAGACGTACAAAAATTGATAGTTTGCTAGCCTTTCTACCTGGTGTTTCTTGGGTAAGTAAAAAAGATGGTATTTTAGAAGTCAACTTAAAAATAGCAAAGTTTTTTGCAAAATCTATTTTTCATTTGTTGGGTTATCGAAATAAACGAATTACACCAACCCACCTAAGACTTAATAATCGAGAACGGGTTGCGAAAACGGCTATGTATAGGAGGGAAGTTTGGTATTGA
- a CDS encoding M1 family metallopeptidase: MKNYFLLLICAAFLWSCASTQDTAKPEAKTTASNKNSGYWQQHVDYKMDIDMDVNTYQYKGKQQLVYTNNSPDVLTRVYYHLYFNAFQPGSEMDVRSRTIADPDGRVKDRISKLQPNEIGNIKVHSLKQDGAALTYDTVGTVLEVNLAKPIKPGEKVTFDMVFDGQVPVQIRRSGRNNKEGVALSMAQWYPKLAEYDFEGWHADPYIGREFHGVWGDFDVKLTIDKNYVVGGTGYLQNPNSIGHGYETSTVNRPAGDKLTWHFKAPMVHDFTWAADPDYIHDTMQVPNGPLLHFFYKNNMTSDKLENWKKLQPKAVELMQYYNKHVGKYPYNQYSVIQGGDGGMEYGMCTLILGEGSFKGLFGVTAHEMAHTWFQFLLATNELKHYWMDEGFTSYISDLAENEILKKGLKNPTSGAYNSYFRLAKSDKQQPMTTHADRFNYNGVYSISAYSKGEVFLAQLGYVIGEDNLKASIKKYFNDFSFKHPRPIDMIRSAEKVSGLELDWYLMDFAQTTNTIDYAIKSVDANTITLERIGLMPMPIDVTVTYTDGATEDFYIPLQMMRGEKPTEATVKPDWAWAYPTYSFETSKSVKSVVIDPKGMMADIDKSNNKK, translated from the coding sequence ATGAAAAACTATTTTCTTTTATTAATCTGTGCGGCTTTCCTATGGTCTTGCGCCAGTACACAAGACACTGCAAAGCCAGAGGCAAAAACGACGGCCTCCAATAAAAATTCAGGATACTGGCAGCAACATGTTGACTATAAAATGGATATTGATATGGATGTAAACACCTATCAATATAAAGGTAAACAACAGTTAGTGTATACCAATAATTCACCCGATGTTTTAACCAGAGTGTACTACCATCTTTATTTTAACGCCTTCCAACCTGGAAGTGAAATGGATGTGCGTTCGCGTACTATTGCAGATCCAGATGGTCGTGTAAAAGATAGAATTAGCAAATTACAGCCCAATGAAATAGGGAATATAAAAGTGCATTCATTAAAACAAGATGGTGCTGCATTAACATACGATACGGTTGGTACAGTGTTAGAAGTCAATTTGGCAAAGCCTATCAAACCCGGAGAAAAAGTGACTTTTGATATGGTTTTTGATGGCCAAGTTCCTGTTCAAATTCGACGTTCTGGACGAAATAATAAAGAAGGCGTGGCGCTCTCTATGGCGCAATGGTATCCTAAATTAGCCGAATATGACTTTGAAGGCTGGCATGCAGACCCTTATATTGGGCGTGAGTTCCACGGGGTTTGGGGAGATTTTGATGTGAAGCTTACTATCGATAAAAATTACGTGGTTGGCGGTACAGGCTATCTTCAAAACCCAAATAGCATAGGGCACGGTTATGAAACAAGTACGGTTAATAGACCTGCGGGTGATAAGTTAACCTGGCATTTTAAAGCACCTATGGTACATGATTTTACTTGGGCTGCCGATCCGGATTATATACATGACACCATGCAAGTGCCTAACGGACCGTTATTACACTTTTTTTATAAAAACAATATGACCTCTGATAAGCTAGAGAACTGGAAAAAATTGCAACCAAAAGCTGTTGAGCTTATGCAATATTACAATAAACACGTGGGTAAGTATCCGTACAATCAGTACTCAGTAATTCAAGGTGGTGATGGTGGCATGGAATACGGCATGTGCACCTTAATTTTAGGCGAAGGGTCTTTTAAAGGGCTGTTTGGTGTTACCGCACATGAAATGGCACACACATGGTTTCAGTTTTTATTAGCCACCAATGAATTGAAGCATTATTGGATGGACGAAGGGTTTACAAGCTATATAAGTGATTTGGCTGAAAATGAAATCTTGAAAAAAGGACTTAAAAACCCAACTTCTGGTGCTTACAATAGCTACTTTCGTTTAGCAAAATCTGATAAGCAACAGCCGATGACTACACATGCAGACCGCTTTAATTACAATGGTGTTTACAGTATCTCTGCTTACAGTAAAGGCGAAGTGTTTCTGGCACAATTAGGATACGTCATAGGCGAAGACAATTTAAAAGCAAGTATCAAAAAATACTTTAATGACTTTTCGTTTAAGCACCCAAGACCTATTGATATGATCCGTTCTGCAGAAAAAGTTTCTGGGTTGGAATTGGATTGGTACTTAATGGATTTTGCACAAACAACAAATACCATTGATTATGCTATAAAATCGGTTGATGCCAATACAATAACTTTAGAACGGATTGGCTTAATGCCTATGCCTATAGATGTAACCGTAACCTATACAGATGGTGCAACTGAAGATTTTTATATCCCATTACAAATGATGCGCGGTGAAAAACCAACGGAAGCTACCGTAAAACCTGATTGGGCTTGGGCGTATCCAACTTATAGTTTTGAAACTTCTAAATCGGTTAAATCTGTTGTAATAGACCCAAAAGGGATGATGGCAGATATTGATAAGTCAAATAATAAAAAGTAG
- a CDS encoding energy transducer TonB produces MENSYSTPHHTIVPEYQARYKSGKEALATFLKENTKNVTANLDAKKLQAAKLFFTVTKSGTIENVKLDRPSGYPEVDEAMVDLINKAPGIWIPAINYKGEKVDQELVVSFGLMGC; encoded by the coding sequence TTGGAAAATAGCTATTCTACCCCTCACCACACTATTGTTCCTGAATATCAAGCACGCTATAAAAGCGGCAAGGAAGCGCTTGCTACATTTCTAAAAGAAAATACTAAAAATGTTACAGCCAATCTAGATGCTAAAAAACTTCAAGCTGCAAAGTTATTTTTTACGGTAACCAAGAGCGGCACCATTGAAAATGTGAAACTCGATAGACCTTCTGGGTATCCAGAGGTGGATGAAGCTATGGTAGACCTCATTAATAAAGCACCGGGCATATGGATACCAGCGATAAATTATAAAGGTGAAAAAGTAGATCAAGAACTTGTGGTCTCTTTTGGTTTAATGGGTTGCTAG
- a CDS encoding winged helix-turn-helix domain-containing protein: MGLKLFKIVINILVGILLNVPSSYAQNPSSDNDVEVSLRMIGHQVLLSANDSTSCVLPITKGNGRYRIQFEAEFEFNPDELVTTIDRVVKSTKMAQHYIVEVEGCDTKDIIYSFEVNALEQSDIIPCRGREQPKSCYSILFTLIEPISTNTLGSLNTVFYSLKYFGGVIGLALITLAFFFIRKRKHRRATDSNLIPLGEYQFDKLNTELLIEEQRIELTGKEGDLLLLLYNAANTTVEREVILNKVWGDEGDYVGRTLDMFISKLRKKLEFDSKVKIVNIRGVGYKLVVNV, from the coding sequence ATGGGTTTAAAATTATTTAAGATAGTAATAAACATTCTTGTCGGTATCCTTTTGAATGTACCGAGCAGCTATGCTCAAAACCCTAGTAGCGACAACGATGTTGAGGTATCCTTACGAATGATAGGCCATCAGGTTTTGCTCAGTGCCAATGATAGTACTTCGTGTGTATTACCTATTACTAAAGGAAATGGACGTTATCGGATTCAATTTGAAGCTGAATTTGAGTTTAATCCCGACGAGCTGGTCACTACGATAGACCGTGTGGTTAAGAGTACTAAAATGGCACAACATTATATCGTCGAAGTGGAGGGATGCGATACCAAAGACATCATTTATAGTTTTGAAGTGAATGCTTTAGAGCAATCAGATATTATTCCATGTAGAGGAAGGGAACAACCTAAATCCTGTTATAGTATTCTTTTCACGCTGATAGAACCCATCTCGACCAATACTTTAGGTTCTTTAAATACAGTTTTTTATAGTTTGAAATATTTTGGTGGTGTTATAGGTTTAGCGCTAATTACCCTGGCTTTCTTTTTTATTAGGAAACGAAAGCATAGAAGGGCTACGGATTCAAATTTGATCCCATTAGGGGAATACCAATTTGATAAACTGAATACTGAGCTTTTAATTGAGGAACAACGGATAGAACTTACTGGTAAAGAAGGCGACCTACTACTTTTACTCTATAATGCTGCTAATACTACTGTAGAACGCGAGGTTATTTTAAATAAGGTCTGGGGAGATGAAGGCGATTATGTTGGCAGAACTTTAGATATGTTTATATCTAAATTACGGAAGAAATTAGAATTCGATTCGAAAGTAAAAATCGTAAATATTCGAGGGGTAGGCTACAAACTTGTTGTGAATGTATAA